One Leptospira stimsonii DNA segment encodes these proteins:
- a CDS encoding enoyl-CoA hydratase/isomerase family protein gives MSEKLINVNKEGQIAILTIQRPSALNALNKEVLTQIGQEIDSLEKDKEIRVMIFTGEGKAFVAGADIAEMKELGISQGEEFSKLGNSVFQKLHQSRIVSIAAINGFALGGGMELTLACDMRIGSEKAKLGLPEVSLGLIPGFGGTQRLARLIGYGRAIELVLTGEMITAEEGYRIGILNKLVKEGDDLLGVCKMIANSILKKGPEAIERVKKTIQQGLDVSLKEGISIEEKAFGACFDGGQSKEGMSAFLEKRPAHF, from the coding sequence ATGAGTGAAAAATTAATCAACGTAAACAAAGAAGGGCAAATCGCAATTCTAACCATCCAAAGACCGTCCGCGCTCAACGCATTGAACAAGGAAGTTTTGACTCAAATCGGTCAAGAAATCGATTCTTTGGAAAAAGATAAAGAAATTCGAGTGATGATTTTTACCGGGGAAGGAAAAGCCTTTGTAGCAGGTGCGGACATCGCGGAGATGAAGGAATTAGGAATCTCGCAAGGAGAAGAATTTTCCAAACTTGGGAATTCCGTATTCCAAAAATTGCATCAATCTAGGATCGTTTCGATCGCGGCAATCAACGGATTTGCGTTAGGTGGAGGAATGGAGCTCACGCTTGCTTGTGATATGAGGATCGGTTCGGAAAAAGCGAAATTAGGATTACCGGAAGTTTCGCTCGGGCTGATTCCCGGATTCGGAGGAACGCAGAGACTCGCAAGATTGATTGGATACGGGAGAGCGATTGAACTTGTGCTCACGGGAGAGATGATCACTGCGGAAGAAGGTTATAGAATCGGAATTCTCAACAAACTCGTGAAAGAGGGCGACGATCTATTAGGAGTTTGTAAAATGATTGCGAATTCCATCCTGAAAAAAGGACCGGAGGCGATCGAGAGGGTGAAAAAAACGATTCAACAAGGATTGGACGTATCTCTCAAAGAAGGAATCTCGATCGAAGAAAAAGCATTCGGCGCTTGCTTTGACGGAGGTCAGTCCAAGGAAGGGATGAGCGCATTCTTGGAAAAAAGACCGGCTCATTTTTAG
- a CDS encoding PP2C family protein-serine/threonine phosphatase — protein MTWIKRFNRFRSGVLNPFTFFDREFNYSEAEAWKDQTRIDQSFIRLAFLLHFTMYPTLAIPEVRNSERGVLYLGIIFLINVMSLVLSFQEKFLSSVIQISNVAIIFLMMNLFHESFYSFQDLESLQIYNNYFLLISLIVIFQMFRLKKGSCFLTGVIAIALHIFFVSIKRIELGLDDFPRILFVPDVVYGLCIIIGTSSVIIVKRLISISSELDLEYKYIQQDLTVAKQVQENLFPGRLSIKGIRYEVMRITPNHIGGDFFDFVQLREGNTGIFLTDIAGHGIASALVASMVKIMVSTMPYILKVHPSRLMDYIDDSLQKQFQSYHASAIYMFLDFISKEITFSNAGHPYLIHGSFKKEFHEIETEGAILGFGIKKPIAEQVKLPLIEEDRFFLYTDGLIENKNEEGKQLGTEGLLEILNENRFEKDLIVFKANVQKAVEKFFGNVALEDDTLFLIVEVE, from the coding sequence ATGACTTGGATAAAACGATTCAATAGATTTCGATCCGGCGTCCTGAATCCCTTTACTTTTTTTGATAGGGAATTCAACTACAGCGAGGCGGAGGCTTGGAAGGATCAGACACGGATCGATCAGTCCTTTATTCGACTTGCGTTTCTTCTTCACTTTACGATGTATCCGACCCTTGCGATTCCCGAAGTCCGAAATTCGGAAAGAGGAGTTTTGTATTTGGGAATCATCTTTCTGATCAACGTGATGAGTTTGGTTCTTTCCTTTCAGGAAAAATTTCTTTCCTCGGTGATTCAGATTTCAAACGTCGCGATCATCTTTTTGATGATGAATCTTTTTCACGAATCCTTTTATAGTTTTCAGGATTTGGAAAGCCTACAGATTTATAATAACTACTTCTTACTCATTTCTCTTATCGTAATCTTTCAGATGTTTCGTCTCAAAAAAGGCTCTTGTTTTTTAACGGGAGTCATCGCGATCGCACTGCATATTTTTTTCGTTTCCATAAAGAGGATCGAACTTGGTTTGGACGATTTTCCGAGAATTCTCTTTGTTCCCGATGTCGTCTATGGCCTTTGTATCATCATCGGAACGTCCTCGGTGATCATCGTAAAACGATTGATCTCGATTTCTTCCGAGCTCGATCTCGAATACAAATACATTCAACAAGATCTTACCGTTGCAAAGCAGGTTCAGGAAAATCTTTTTCCGGGACGACTGAGCATCAAAGGAATCCGGTACGAGGTGATGAGAATTACTCCGAATCATATCGGAGGTGATTTTTTCGACTTCGTTCAATTAAGGGAAGGAAACACAGGAATCTTCCTAACGGATATCGCGGGGCACGGTATTGCTTCGGCGTTGGTCGCTTCGATGGTAAAAATCATGGTCTCTACGATGCCTTATATTCTCAAAGTCCATCCCTCCCGCTTGATGGATTATATAGACGATTCTTTACAAAAACAGTTTCAGTCGTATCACGCTTCCGCGATTTATATGTTTCTGGATTTTATTTCAAAGGAGATTACCTTTTCCAACGCCGGACATCCATATCTGATACACGGATCTTTTAAGAAAGAGTTCCATGAAATCGAAACGGAAGGTGCGATCCTCGGGTTCGGGATTAAAAAGCCGATCGCCGAACAGGTAAAACTTCCTCTCATAGAAGAGGATCGATTCTTTTTATACACCGACGGGTTGATAGAAAACAAGAACGAGGAAGGAAAACAGCTTGGAACGGAAGGCCTCTTGGAAATATTGAATGAGAATCGTTTCGAAAAAGATCTGATCGTCTTCAAAGCCAACGTGCAGAAGGCAGTGGAGAAATTTTTTGGGAACGTAGCACTGGAGGATGACACCCTCTTTCTCATTGTGGAAGTGGAGTAA
- a CDS encoding methyl-accepting chemotaxis protein → MSIRFRISLYLSLILLAGSLAITTINTITTYFKLTEDIRDSSSLIASRYALEIQDFFDKALGGLRGLEFQLSHARPSREETIETLKDLAKTDPNYFGAWSVFEPGRFDSKDAQYINKTGYDATGRFVPYINKAAGPDKPLVLEPVVYYENQDASGYFYNMPKKTGRDYIADPFAYPVSGKEILMISVVKPVRRNGEIVGVVGMDITMENMQRMLAPIRPFQGEGYLSLISPGGFYAANGKEPGLVGKNIQDPEWKKTILEGSEKQDLQILKKDGSTHFFYAFLLGNYDKKWILEVSVPDRVFWSNLGKIILETVASSFITMIAIVIVFNLIFQKLITRGINAAISFSEEIASGNLVVNNSYERSDEIGKLLQSLDRMKNNIKGIIFEIKGSSESLNATSDKMAESSKNFYDVAQEQASASEESSAAIEELAASAENVGDSMVKAISHMKDIDGNVVLLKEQIARINEEMQSLASLAGESQQQATTGESSMNQSTKAMDEIGDSASRINEILSIITDISEKTNLLALNAAIEAARAGEAGKGFAVVAEEISKLASQTSNSVQEIGQLVDSTNRAVMNGTSKVKEASGILAKLRSSVDMFGVSAKNVLDSVNTQEKNTEKIHQSASSLMSFSLQIEEAVREQKRASEEITKTIVSISDGTQDIASGADDLTGFSGNMHKQSEGLLRLIGKFKISETEKI, encoded by the coding sequence ATGAGCATACGATTTAGAATTTCGTTATATCTTTCTCTCATTTTATTGGCAGGTAGTTTGGCGATTACTACGATCAACACCATCACTACCTATTTTAAACTTACGGAAGATATTAGAGACTCTTCATCTTTGATTGCTTCGAGATACGCTCTTGAGATCCAGGATTTTTTTGATAAGGCACTCGGAGGTTTAAGGGGATTGGAATTTCAACTTTCCCACGCGAGACCGAGTAGGGAAGAAACGATCGAAACACTGAAAGATCTCGCGAAAACGGATCCGAATTATTTCGGCGCTTGGTCCGTATTCGAACCCGGAAGGTTTGATTCCAAGGACGCGCAGTATATTAATAAAACGGGATATGATGCAACGGGAAGATTCGTTCCTTACATCAATAAAGCGGCCGGACCGGACAAACCCTTGGTTTTGGAACCGGTGGTCTATTACGAAAACCAAGATGCGAGCGGTTATTTTTATAATATGCCCAAAAAAACGGGAAGAGACTATATCGCGGATCCTTTTGCATACCCGGTTTCGGGTAAAGAGATTCTTATGATTTCGGTCGTAAAGCCTGTTAGGAGAAATGGTGAGATCGTCGGCGTGGTTGGGATGGATATCACGATGGAGAATATGCAAAGGATGCTCGCTCCGATTCGACCTTTTCAAGGAGAAGGATATCTCAGTCTGATTTCACCGGGAGGATTTTACGCGGCAAACGGAAAAGAACCGGGATTGGTGGGAAAGAATATTCAAGATCCTGAATGGAAGAAAACCATTCTGGAAGGAAGCGAGAAACAAGATCTTCAGATTCTCAAAAAAGACGGTTCTACTCATTTTTTCTACGCGTTCTTACTCGGAAACTACGACAAAAAATGGATTTTGGAAGTCAGCGTCCCGGATCGAGTTTTTTGGAGCAATCTGGGAAAAATCATCTTGGAAACGGTCGCTTCCTCTTTCATTACGATGATCGCCATCGTAATCGTATTCAATCTTATATTCCAAAAATTGATTACTCGAGGAATCAATGCCGCCATTTCTTTTTCGGAAGAAATCGCCTCCGGAAATCTCGTGGTAAACAACAGCTACGAAAGATCCGATGAAATCGGAAAGTTACTTCAATCCTTGGATCGGATGAAGAACAATATCAAGGGAATCATATTCGAAATCAAGGGCTCTTCTGAATCTCTCAATGCAACTTCGGATAAGATGGCGGAATCCTCTAAGAATTTTTATGACGTGGCTCAAGAACAAGCTTCGGCCTCGGAAGAATCTTCGGCGGCAATCGAAGAGCTCGCGGCTTCTGCGGAGAACGTCGGTGATTCGATGGTGAAGGCCATTTCTCATATGAAGGATATCGACGGGAACGTAGTTCTTCTCAAAGAACAAATCGCCCGGATCAATGAGGAAATGCAATCCTTGGCCTCGCTTGCGGGAGAATCGCAACAACAGGCGACCACCGGTGAAAGTTCTATGAATCAATCCACTAAGGCGATGGATGAAATCGGGGATAGCGCGTCAAGGATCAACGAGATCCTATCGATCATCACCGATATTTCCGAAAAGACCAACTTACTCGCGTTAAACGCCGCGATCGAGGCCGCGAGGGCAGGAGAAGCGGGTAAAGGTTTCGCCGTTGTCGCAGAGGAAATTTCCAAACTCGCTTCCCAGACTTCCAATAGCGTTCAAGAAATCGGCCAGCTTGTCGATTCTACGAATCGCGCCGTGATGAACGGAACGAGCAAAGTAAAAGAGGCGTCCGGGATTCTTGCAAAACTAAGAAGTTCCGTCGATATGTTTGGAGTTTCCGCGAAGAACGTTTTGGATTCCGTCAATACTCAGGAAAAGAATACGGAGAAAATCCATCAAAGCGCAAGTTCCCTTATGAGTTTTAGTCTTCAGATTGAAGAAGCAGTTCGAGAACAGAAACGAGCTTCCGAAGAAATTACAAAAACGATTGTGAGCATTTCCGATGGTACCCAGGATATTGCGAGTGGAGCCGACGATCTCACGGGATTTTCGGGTAATATGCACAAACAGTCAGAGGGATTACTTCGTTTGATCGGTAAATTCAAGATTTCGGAAACCGAAAAAATTTGA
- the tmpT gene encoding thiopurine S-methyltransferase: MDANFWHQRWSKNEIAFHEREANPFLVTYFHELSLNPGNRVFVPLCGKTLDIAWLLSKGYRVAGAELSQIAIEQLFSGLGVEPTITKLGELDRYSAENVDIFVGDIFQLNEAALGTIHAIYDRAALVALPKEMRDRYTTHLMKITHNAPQLLICYEYDQTLIGGPPFSIQNEEVLKQYSDHYQLNLVETKEVPGGLKRVCPAKENVWLLQKK; the protein is encoded by the coding sequence ATGGATGCAAATTTTTGGCATCAGAGATGGAGTAAGAATGAGATCGCGTTTCACGAGCGCGAAGCCAATCCGTTCTTAGTCACCTACTTTCACGAATTGTCCTTGAATCCGGGAAATCGCGTATTCGTCCCGTTATGCGGTAAGACACTCGACATTGCTTGGCTTCTTTCGAAAGGATATCGGGTCGCGGGTGCCGAGCTGAGTCAGATTGCGATCGAACAATTGTTTTCCGGTCTTGGGGTAGAGCCTACGATCACAAAGCTCGGCGAATTGGATCGATATAGCGCGGAGAATGTTGATATCTTTGTGGGCGACATCTTTCAATTGAACGAGGCGGCACTTGGTACGATTCATGCGATCTACGATAGAGCCGCCTTAGTTGCGTTGCCGAAAGAGATGAGAGATCGTTATACGACTCATTTAATGAAGATCACGCACAACGCCCCTCAACTGTTGATCTGTTACGAATACGATCAGACTTTGATCGGAGGCCCTCCTTTTTCGATTCAGAACGAAGAGGTTCTGAAACAGTATTCCGATCATTACCAATTGAATTTAGTGGAAACAAAAGAGGTTCCAGGCGGACTGAAAAGGGTTTGCCCGGCAAAAGAAAACGTATGGCTGTTGCAAAAAAAGTAA
- a CDS encoding PAS domain-containing protein, with protein MSKDFDSLERLKKELEDSKLQIQKLEYALRENEFLKNSLQKAEKRISQIIENSPDAIVILNMETGKFQSVNQRASDLFGYSLEEFQTIGPIEISPYLQEDGRSSEESAIGYLKRASQGELVTFEWLHKSKTGEIIPCEVRLISLPGESLLIRGSILDVRDQKKIKDELKENQKRLESAIYGGELGLWEWDIPTNGNTYNVYWAEMLGYSLNELSPHIDTWKSLIHPEDSPIAEQALQRYINGECPVYECEFRLKCKDGSWKWVLTVGKFQDYDSNGKPLKMYGIHADINRRKITEQELKEKEAALSRSQKLAGLGSWEYNISSQEMHVSEYLGKIYESENLSSKGIFGLEIVHPDDQTRFQNYFQEAILNKHIREIEYRILTPSGKTKTLLNQSELIENEKGDVVKIIGSILDVSEKRKNEKLLQYRLGFETLTTKVSSEIINLPSHEIPKTIQRALEKLALFLNMQRGSIVLYNEDYTTRQVIYEWIHPRASIQRENLHRIEEIDPNSFLTSEMRAGRIAKIEKKRDLPLHSRSDQELFIRNGFESYLAIPLMIGGILKGRLGFGSESIGIKKEQDLDQLENQLLRNFAEIIINALERKRVEDELKQERDLLSSITENSATSITVLNTEGKILYANKSSEYVLGIKNTDITSRSYNSPQWEARSLDGTEWKEEDQPFTQVIKSGAPVYDIRHAIVTENKEIKYLSVNGSPVKNEKGEIQSLVFLVTDITENVLKERALKASEDRYRTVAEQTGSIVYDYDISTGNVTWAGAVYSLTGFKLEEFQNFNIDKWIEFIHPKDLDRVLREMEESMAKHTKFRSIYQFKTKQERYILVEDRGVFLYDKNNQPFRMMGAMIDIAEKKKAEEMLKDSEERLRLALNAANMGNWSWDIKEDRITWSEKAFQIFRTQPSEFKANLRALYQLTHPDDKPLLERTIQNLLAGKNPGDDYYFQHRLLLPNEELAWIEAKGKLYRDRNSQPLRLVGTVTDITERKKAEEELKTSEMRFQTFYQFSNEAIILLEKGNILINDSNPAFQKLFGYSASEATGLNLIRLLSRGSLKDLRKRNFSLGGKDSIEIVARKKNGNFFPAIVSLRTFINKGVEFYSVNVIDTTPFKEAEELRIVNNEIRVRNKLIEIQKTELEHTLENLKKTQSQLIQSEKMAALGQLMAGIAHEINNPIGAVQASNQNIQECLNRFRSLLPDVQIAMGSLNATLRELFAEFIEMAISGNEHFTGMEQRNRKKGIASVLESHKIPARLAVSYADTLVDMGIGELPEKFVPLLLLDQSEMILEYSSLESYFFRNTKTIQIAVDRISKILYALKNFSHFDIAGERILASVKDTIETVLTIYHNQLKKGVDLRKDFEEVSPILCFPDDLLHIWTNLIYNSLQAMQFKGKITIRLKKLKDELMVEVKDNGPGIPSEIQEKIFEPFFTTKAPGEGSGLGLDIVKKIVQKHEGRIELESVPGMTSFKIYLPILAENVL; from the coding sequence ATGAGTAAGGATTTCGATTCTCTTGAACGTTTAAAAAAAGAATTAGAAGATTCTAAACTTCAAATTCAAAAGTTGGAATACGCGCTTCGAGAGAATGAATTCTTAAAGAACTCCCTCCAAAAGGCGGAAAAAAGAATTTCTCAAATCATAGAAAATTCCCCGGACGCGATCGTAATTCTAAATATGGAAACCGGAAAATTTCAATCCGTAAATCAAAGAGCCTCGGATCTTTTCGGTTATTCACTGGAAGAATTTCAGACGATCGGCCCGATCGAAATCAGCCCTTACCTTCAAGAAGACGGAAGATCGAGCGAAGAGTCCGCGATCGGTTATCTCAAAAGAGCAAGTCAAGGCGAGTTAGTCACCTTTGAATGGCTTCACAAATCCAAAACCGGCGAAATCATTCCCTGCGAAGTACGATTGATTTCTCTTCCGGGAGAAAGTCTTTTGATTCGCGGAAGTATTCTCGACGTTCGCGATCAGAAAAAAATCAAAGACGAACTCAAAGAAAATCAGAAACGTCTGGAATCGGCGATCTACGGAGGAGAACTCGGACTTTGGGAATGGGATATTCCGACTAACGGAAATACGTATAACGTCTATTGGGCGGAGATGCTTGGATATTCTCTCAACGAACTTTCGCCTCACATAGACACTTGGAAATCTCTGATTCATCCAGAAGACTCTCCGATTGCGGAACAAGCGCTTCAACGATATATAAACGGAGAATGTCCAGTCTATGAATGTGAATTCCGTTTAAAATGCAAAGACGGTTCTTGGAAATGGGTTCTCACCGTGGGAAAATTTCAAGACTACGATTCGAACGGTAAACCTCTGAAAATGTATGGTATCCACGCGGATATCAATCGTAGAAAAATAACGGAACAAGAATTGAAGGAAAAGGAAGCGGCGCTTTCCCGTTCCCAAAAGTTGGCTGGTCTCGGATCCTGGGAGTATAATATTTCGAGCCAAGAAATGCACGTTTCGGAATATCTTGGAAAAATTTACGAATCGGAGAATCTCTCTTCGAAAGGAATCTTCGGTCTTGAAATCGTTCACCCGGACGATCAGACACGGTTTCAAAATTATTTCCAAGAGGCAATTCTCAACAAACATATTCGAGAAATAGAATATAGAATTTTAACACCATCCGGAAAGACAAAAACTCTTCTCAATCAGAGCGAATTGATCGAAAACGAAAAAGGAGACGTAGTTAAAATTATCGGCTCGATTTTGGACGTAAGTGAAAAAAGAAAAAACGAAAAACTTCTTCAATATCGACTCGGTTTTGAAACTCTTACCACCAAAGTCTCCAGTGAAATCATCAATCTACCCTCCCATGAAATTCCGAAAACGATCCAAAGGGCCCTTGAAAAACTCGCGTTGTTTCTCAACATGCAACGAGGATCCATCGTTCTTTATAACGAAGATTATACGACCAGACAAGTGATCTACGAATGGATTCATCCGAGAGCATCAATTCAAAGGGAGAATCTGCATCGGATCGAGGAAATCGATCCGAATAGCTTTCTCACAAGCGAAATGAGAGCCGGAAGAATCGCGAAAATCGAAAAAAAGCGAGATCTTCCATTGCATTCAAGATCGGATCAGGAACTTTTTATTCGAAATGGCTTCGAGTCCTATCTCGCAATTCCACTCATGATCGGCGGAATTCTAAAAGGAAGACTCGGCTTCGGTTCGGAAAGTATCGGAATCAAAAAAGAACAGGATCTCGATCAACTTGAAAATCAACTCCTTAGAAACTTCGCGGAAATTATCATCAACGCTCTTGAAAGAAAACGAGTGGAAGACGAATTAAAACAGGAACGGGACTTGCTTTCTTCGATCACCGAAAACAGCGCCACCTCAATTACGGTTTTAAACACGGAAGGTAAAATCCTCTACGCCAACAAAAGTTCCGAATACGTTTTGGGAATCAAGAATACGGACATCACTTCCCGATCGTATAACTCACCGCAGTGGGAAGCAAGATCCCTCGATGGAACGGAATGGAAAGAGGAAGACCAGCCATTTACACAGGTTATAAAAAGTGGCGCACCGGTCTACGATATACGTCACGCGATCGTAACGGAGAACAAAGAAATCAAATATCTTTCCGTAAATGGCTCTCCCGTAAAAAATGAAAAAGGGGAAATTCAATCCCTCGTTTTTCTTGTTACCGATATCACGGAGAATGTTCTAAAAGAACGCGCGCTCAAAGCAAGCGAGGATCGATACAGAACAGTAGCGGAACAAACGGGAAGTATTGTCTACGACTACGACATATCCACCGGAAACGTAACTTGGGCCGGGGCCGTGTATTCTCTTACCGGATTCAAATTAGAAGAATTCCAAAATTTTAATATAGATAAATGGATCGAATTCATTCATCCGAAAGATTTGGACCGTGTTCTCCGTGAAATGGAAGAATCGATGGCGAAACATACGAAGTTTAGGTCCATCTATCAGTTTAAAACGAAACAAGAACGATACATATTGGTCGAAGACAGAGGAGTTTTCCTCTATGACAAAAACAATCAGCCGTTCCGAATGATGGGAGCGATGATCGATATCGCCGAAAAGAAAAAGGCGGAGGAGATGTTAAAGGACAGCGAAGAAAGACTTCGTCTCGCTCTGAACGCCGCGAACATGGGAAACTGGAGTTGGGATATCAAGGAAGACAGAATCACTTGGTCCGAAAAAGCCTTCCAGATATTTAGGACCCAGCCTTCCGAATTCAAAGCCAACCTTCGGGCTCTCTACCAGCTAACACATCCCGATGACAAACCGCTTCTCGAAAGAACGATTCAAAATCTCTTAGCCGGAAAAAATCCTGGAGACGACTATTACTTTCAACACCGATTGCTCCTTCCCAACGAGGAACTCGCTTGGATCGAAGCGAAGGGAAAACTCTACAGAGATAGAAATTCTCAACCACTTCGCCTCGTGGGAACCGTTACGGATATCACGGAGCGAAAAAAAGCGGAGGAAGAACTCAAAACCTCCGAAATGAGATTTCAGACATTCTACCAATTCTCCAACGAAGCGATCATTCTATTAGAAAAAGGCAATATTCTTATCAACGACTCGAATCCTGCCTTTCAAAAACTTTTCGGATATTCCGCAAGCGAAGCTACCGGACTCAATTTGATACGTCTTCTCTCAAGAGGTTCTTTGAAGGATCTGAGAAAAAGAAACTTTTCGCTCGGAGGTAAGGATTCCATAGAGATCGTCGCAAGGAAAAAAAATGGAAACTTCTTTCCGGCAATCGTAAGCCTTCGAACCTTTATCAATAAGGGCGTTGAATTTTACTCCGTCAACGTCATCGATACGACTCCGTTTAAGGAAGCCGAAGAACTCCGAATCGTAAATAACGAAATTAGGGTCAGAAACAAACTCATCGAAATTCAGAAAACGGAATTGGAACATACTCTTGAGAATTTAAAAAAAACACAATCCCAGTTGATCCAATCCGAAAAAATGGCCGCACTCGGACAATTGATGGCTGGGATCGCGCACGAAATCAACAACCCGATCGGTGCCGTACAAGCCTCAAACCAAAACATACAAGAATGCCTCAATCGATTTCGATCCCTTCTCCCCGATGTTCAAATCGCGATGGGATCGCTCAATGCAACTCTAAGGGAACTATTCGCAGAATTCATAGAAATGGCTATTTCCGGAAACGAACATTTCACCGGGATGGAACAGAGAAACCGAAAAAAAGGGATCGCCAGCGTATTAGAATCCCATAAAATACCTGCTCGACTGGCCGTTTCCTACGCCGACACGTTAGTCGATATGGGCATCGGAGAATTACCTGAAAAATTCGTACCCCTTCTCCTTTTGGATCAGTCGGAAATGATCTTAGAATATTCCTCCTTGGAGTCCTATTTTTTTAGGAACACAAAGACGATCCAAATCGCGGTAGACCGTATTTCCAAAATTCTCTACGCACTCAAAAACTTCTCACACTTCGATATCGCAGGGGAACGAATCCTTGCGTCGGTCAAGGATACGATAGAAACCGTTCTTACGATCTATCACAACCAGTTAAAAAAGGGCGTGGACCTGCGAAAGGATTTCGAAGAAGTTTCTCCGATTCTTTGTTTTCCGGACGACCTCCTCCATATCTGGACCAATCTGATTTACAATTCTTTGCAGGCGATGCAGTTCAAAGGAAAAATCACAATTCGACTCAAGAAACTTAAAGATGAATTGATGGTAGAAGTAAAAGATAACGGACCAGGAATCCCATCGGAAATTCAGGAAAAGATTTTCGAACCGTTCTTTACGACCAAAGCTCCCGGAGAAGGAAGCGGACTCGGTCTCGATATCGTAAAAAAGATCGTACAAAAACACGAAGGAAGAATAGAACTGGAAAGTGTTCCGGGAATGACTTCGTTTAAGATTTACCTTCCGATTCTTGCCGAAAACGTACTTTAG
- a CDS encoding LA_0442/LA_0875 N-terminal domain-containing protein, producing MRPKTFLFFFAFLFFAFPILAADIVRLKNGLIYRGKVILEDDEKILLAENEDFIRYINKDNVVSVTYEKPQEKGKNALAASDKSSTSPKTEPTHTNPYAGIAAPIEREPPHAGTQGNDTTIDVTHEIVSDFIWRGLSFSGEIANRRRNDSYPATTFVPSYQPTININTPLKGFMVQFWGNFQLTERNDRDNDGRFQLSPGGAGPAYPGQGNPFTAPNPDLANQSCVYDTQSNLMSGNLSTGPTCGGLTPRPYKEQNGMKRADGLFYAFYYTFEKTSWGKFTVGTWFYNTFNKNPGYVSAPLGGYNSLAAQGVTSSNNTSNQITRLAWQEYYIFWQLPFLSYVTPTISFYTQMSQENAGLAAGKNYLSLYMSHEYFSEKFFRITPAVNIGYAMSNNIVDNRNGIQDITSSLTFYFGKFFIKGNHVYRPNLYMYDTDNYYGATGGYVNRSSKDGLIVDPSKVNGPINQFLLDQIANSPLIPDAGDGSLRQAIRESYLLQKIPAHLFWFSIGFSHSF from the coding sequence ATGAGGCCGAAGACGTTTCTATTTTTTTTCGCATTTCTCTTCTTTGCATTCCCGATCCTCGCCGCGGATATCGTCCGTTTAAAAAACGGTCTGATCTATCGCGGAAAGGTAATTCTTGAAGATGACGAGAAGATACTCCTCGCGGAGAACGAAGATTTCATTCGTTATATCAATAAGGATAACGTCGTAAGCGTGACCTATGAAAAACCGCAGGAGAAAGGGAAGAATGCCTTGGCGGCTTCCGATAAATCTTCGACTTCTCCAAAAACGGAACCGACTCATACCAACCCTTATGCAGGTATCGCCGCGCCCATTGAAAGAGAACCGCCTCACGCAGGAACGCAAGGGAACGATACTACGATCGACGTGACTCACGAGATCGTCTCCGACTTTATCTGGAGGGGGTTGAGCTTTTCCGGAGAAATCGCAAATCGAAGAAGAAACGATAGCTACCCGGCGACAACGTTCGTACCTTCTTATCAACCTACGATCAACATCAATACCCCGCTCAAAGGTTTTATGGTTCAATTTTGGGGAAACTTTCAGTTGACCGAAAGAAACGATCGAGACAACGACGGAAGATTTCAACTTTCTCCCGGAGGAGCGGGGCCTGCTTATCCAGGACAAGGAAATCCTTTTACGGCGCCTAATCCCGATTTGGCGAATCAAAGTTGTGTCTATGATACGCAGAGTAACTTGATGAGCGGTAACTTATCGACTGGACCTACCTGCGGCGGTCTGACCCCGAGGCCTTACAAAGAACAGAACGGTATGAAACGGGCTGACGGTCTTTTCTACGCATTCTATTACACGTTTGAAAAAACGAGCTGGGGTAAATTCACCGTAGGAACTTGGTTTTACAATACGTTTAACAAAAACCCCGGTTATGTTTCCGCTCCATTAGGAGGTTATAATTCTCTCGCCGCGCAAGGTGTGACGAGTTCGAACAACACGTCCAACCAAATCACGAGGCTCGCCTGGCAGGAGTATTATATCTTTTGGCAACTCCCGTTCCTTTCTTACGTCACTCCTACGATCTCTTTTTATACCCAGATGAGCCAGGAGAATGCGGGTTTGGCCGCGGGCAAGAATTATCTTTCGCTTTATATGAGTCATGAATATTTCAGCGAAAAATTCTTCCGGATCACTCCTGCCGTCAACATCGGCTATGCAATGTCGAACAACATCGTAGACAATCGAAACGGGATCCAGGATATCACGAGCAGTTTGACTTTTTACTTCGGAAAATTCTTTATCAAAGGCAATCACGTTTATAGACCGAATCTGTATATGTACGATACGGACAATTACTACGGCGCGACCGGCGGTTATGTCAACCGAAGTTCGAAGGACGGTTTGATTGTGGATCCTTCCAAGGTAAACGGTCCGATCAATCAATTCTTATTGGATCAGATCGCAAACAGTCCTTTGATTCCGGATGCCGGAGACGGATCTCTCAGACAAGCGATTCGGGAATCCTATTTGTTACAAAAGATTCCTGCGCATTTATTCTGGTTTAGCATCGGATTTTCGCATAGCTTCTAA